A stretch of the Pedobacter sp. MC2016-14 genome encodes the following:
- a CDS encoding RagB/SusD family nutrient uptake outer membrane protein: MNRNIKYIVLAVAAILASCTKQLDIAPEGAPSAQNFWKTKEDAVKAEAGMYNEYNDENFYGRGMFWFINASDDMVTGRNKPEADNIKNFNKTYLGGGYTESQWSMRYSIIKKANDIIKNVPGIVMDEQLKKQIIGDAYFNAGLVYFQLAANYGNEKAGVPIVTPESNPAVAVPRAANVNENYDYIIQLFLKAADNCPLFSAMNPADYGKAHKTAAWAYLSKVYLYKKDYVNAKKYADMVIGAGIHDLVLTGFADVFKASNNWSKEYIWSVVCTPNGGGTGWGSKLPGVMLTNKAWGIYNGWGYYLPTKELYDSYETGDQRREATILKPGDKFMFFGAERTFTKDAGATSNYQFKKYMEPFTYANPIPTHVNPNGDNGTTDLNVPLMRFAEVLLIKAEAAINADGIGAGDAELNRIRVRAGLLPKTGMTMVDLKRERRNELAGEWADRHRDLVRWGDAEATYAKPLHDFDGTVNWPARTFDPLIHGVWAVPQKEIDNSGGVIKQNFGW, from the coding sequence ATGAACCGAAATATAAAATATATAGTACTGGCAGTTGCAGCCATTTTAGCTTCATGTACCAAACAACTGGATATTGCTCCTGAAGGTGCCCCTTCGGCACAAAACTTCTGGAAAACGAAAGAAGATGCCGTAAAAGCAGAAGCAGGCATGTATAACGAATATAACGACGAGAATTTTTACGGTCGTGGAATGTTCTGGTTCATCAACGCCAGTGATGACATGGTAACCGGAAGGAATAAACCAGAAGCGGATAACATCAAAAACTTCAACAAAACTTATTTGGGAGGTGGTTATACAGAATCGCAATGGTCAATGCGCTACTCCATTATCAAAAAAGCCAATGACATTATCAAAAATGTTCCTGGCATTGTAATGGATGAGCAGCTAAAAAAACAAATTATTGGCGATGCCTATTTTAATGCTGGTTTGGTTTACTTTCAATTGGCAGCCAACTATGGCAATGAAAAAGCAGGCGTTCCAATTGTAACGCCAGAATCTAATCCGGCCGTTGCTGTGCCAAGAGCGGCCAACGTAAATGAAAATTACGATTACATCATTCAATTGTTTTTAAAGGCGGCAGACAATTGCCCGCTGTTTAGCGCAATGAACCCAGCCGACTACGGAAAGGCGCACAAAACAGCTGCATGGGCTTATTTATCAAAAGTGTACCTGTATAAAAAAGACTATGTAAATGCTAAAAAGTATGCAGATATGGTAATTGGCGCGGGCATCCATGACCTTGTACTAACTGGCTTTGCAGATGTATTTAAAGCATCAAACAACTGGTCTAAAGAATACATCTGGTCGGTTGTTTGTACACCAAATGGTGGCGGTACAGGTTGGGGAAGTAAATTACCTGGTGTAATGCTGACCAATAAAGCCTGGGGAATTTATAACGGATGGGGATACTATTTGCCAACAAAAGAGCTTTATGATTCTTACGAAACCGGCGACCAGCGTCGCGAAGCCACGATTTTAAAACCTGGAGATAAATTTATGTTTTTTGGTGCTGAGCGTACCTTTACAAAAGATGCCGGAGCAACTTCAAACTATCAGTTTAAGAAGTACATGGAACCATTTACTTATGCAAACCCGATTCCTACACACGTAAATCCTAACGGAGACAATGGAACAACAGACCTGAATGTTCCTTTGATGCGTTTTGCAGAAGTGTTGTTAATTAAAGCAGAAGCAGCCATAAATGCAGATGGCATTGGTGCAGGCGATGCAGAGTTAAACCGCATAAGGGTACGTGCCGGACTTCTACCAAAAACAGGAATGACTATGGTAGATCTTAAACGTGAACGCAGAAATGAACTGGCAGGTGAATGGGCCGACCGTCACCGTGACCTGGTAAGATGGGGCGATGCAGAAGCAACTTACGCTAAGCCGTTACATGATTTTGATGGCACGGTAAACTGGCCTGCCCGTACTTTCGACCCACTAATTCATGGCGTTTGGGCTGTTCCTCAAAAGGAAATTGATAACAGTGGTGGTGTAATTAAACAAAACTTTGGATGGTAA